DNA from Bradyrhizobium japonicum USDA 6:
CGACGAAGGCAAGGCCGGCCGACAGGCAAGACGGACAGGCCTCCCGCGCCGGATAAGCAAAAGAACCGCAGGCGTCACAGCGTTGCAGCATGAAGCGGCCCTCGGCGGCTGCCCGCGTAAACCCATGCGACGTTCTGCTGCGCGGTCGCGGCGGCGAAGCAGGCAGCCGCGTTCGCAGCAGCGGATTCTTGCGCCGGGGCGGCTTGATCGGCTCTATCATCGCGACGGCCCTACAAAGATCGCGGCGCCCGAGGCGAGACCACGGTCATAGTTGATCATACCGAACCCCGAGGCCAAGGCGAGGCTCGCATTCCTGACCTGGGTGGGGCCTGCAGTCCCCAGAACCTGTCGAAGTCCCTCGACGAGACCGAGATAGGCGCCGGCGGCACCGGCCTGTCCGGCCGAGAGCTGTCCGCCCGACGTGTTGTGCGGAAAGTCGCCGTCGATGGTGAGATCGTGCTGGCGCACGAACTCGGCCCCCTCCCCCTTGTTGCAGAATCCGAGATCCTCGAACTGCATCATCGTGATGACGGGGTAGTCGTCATAGGTCTGCACGATATCGAGATCATCGGGCTTCACGCCGGCCATCGCATAGAGCTCGCCGACGTCCATTGCCCAGCCGCCGCGGACCTGCATCGGATCGTCGGCAAAGGCATTGTGCCGCTCGATCGTCGAAAGCAGCCGTGCTGCTGTCAGCCCGAGCGAAGCCGCGGTCTCGTCCCGCATCACCAGGAAGGCCTCGGCGCCGGCGCATGGCATCACGCAGTCGAAGAGATGGATGGGATCGGAGATCGGCCGGGCCGCCAGATACTGCTCCATCGTCAACGGCGTCTTCATCAGCGCATGCGGGTTGCGCAGGGCATTGGCGCGCTGGGCGACGGCGATCCTGCCGACATCTTCACGCGTGACGCCGAAGGTCCGCATATAGTTGCGCGCAATCAGCGCGAAGCTCGCATTGGCGCCGCCCGCGCCGTAGGGATAGACGGCGTCTTGGTTGAACCGCGAAAAGTTCTCCAGCGTCAGCCGGAAGGAATCGACATGGTTGGTGTCGCCGGCGATGCACGCCACGATGTCGGCGTCGCGCGCCTGAACCGCGCGCGCCGCCTTTCGCAAGCCTGCGATGGCGCTGGCGCCGCCGAGCGGAATCGTATCCAGCCATCGCACGCAGAGCCCGAAATGTTGCGTCAGCCCGATCCCGCTGTCGGTACCCATGGTGAAGCTGGAGACGCACAGACCGTCGATGTCGGAAGCCTTGATGCCGGCCCGCGCAACCAGCGTACTCAGTGCCCGGCCGATCCACCATTGCGCACTCTCGATGGAGTAGCGCACATAGGGAATCGTGACGGGCGCCGCAATCACGACGCCGTCGTACGGTGTGCGTAAGGAATTGGTCACCGACCGCCCGCCTCGTTCATCCGCTTCAGAGCACCGTCAGCTTCACGGCAATATTGCCGCGGGTTGCGTTCGAATAGGGGCAGCGCTCATGCGCACCCGCGACGACCTCCTCGGCCACTGATGTCTCGACACCGGGCAGATTGACCTTCAGTTCAACGGCGAGCGCATATCCGACTGGAACCGGACCCATCGCAACCTTCG
Protein-coding regions in this window:
- a CDS encoding thiolase family protein translates to MTNSLRTPYDGVVIAAPVTIPYVRYSIESAQWWIGRALSTLVARAGIKASDIDGLCVSSFTMGTDSGIGLTQHFGLCVRWLDTIPLGGASAIAGLRKAARAVQARDADIVACIAGDTNHVDSFRLTLENFSRFNQDAVYPYGAGGANASFALIARNYMRTFGVTREDVGRIAVAQRANALRNPHALMKTPLTMEQYLAARPISDPIHLFDCVMPCAGAEAFLVMRDETAASLGLTAARLLSTIERHNAFADDPMQVRGGWAMDVGELYAMAGVKPDDLDIVQTYDDYPVITMMQFEDLGFCNKGEGAEFVRQHDLTIDGDFPHNTSGGQLSAGQAGAAGAYLGLVEGLRQVLGTAGPTQVRNASLALASGFGMINYDRGLASGAAIFVGPSR